Proteins co-encoded in one Streptococcus parauberis NCFD 2020 genomic window:
- a CDS encoding DNA-dependent RNA polymerase subunit epsilon, with the protein MIFKVFYQETKNRNPRRENTQTLYIDIDAETELEGRIKTRKLVEEKTSYNVEFIELLSDKHLEYEKETGVFELTEL; encoded by the coding sequence ATGATTTTTAAAGTTTTCTATCAAGAAACAAAGAACCGTAACCCACGTCGGGAAAACACTCAAACACTCTACATCGATATTGATGCTGAGACAGAACTAGAAGGTCGCATTAAAACCCGTAAACTTGTTGAAGAAAAAACAAGTTACAACGTTGAATTTATTGAACTTCTTTCAGATAAACACCTAGAATATGAAAAAGAAACTGGTGTTTTCGAATTAACGGAGTTGTAA
- a CDS encoding ABC transporter permease, with the protein MTKYLLKRVAILIATLWVVVTLSFFLMQIMPGTPYNSPKLTEEMIAMMNKQYGLDKPLWAQYLKYIVDILHGDFGTSYQSINQSVSKLIAQRLGVSVHLGIQALVVGITGGLLVGAVSARNKNNKIDAFLSVVSTLGISVPAFIIGLLLLDYFGFKWGLLPLSGWGTFAQTILPTLGLAIPVFAQVTRFFRSEMIETLNSDYIQLARAKGLTNRQVTNKHAYRNSMIPVLTLVGPMAANILTGSALIEQIFSIPGIGQQFVSSIPTKDYPVIMGTTIVYAVMLMVAILITDIIISISDPRVRLG; encoded by the coding sequence ATGACTAAATACTTATTAAAACGTGTAGCTATCTTAATTGCTACACTTTGGGTTGTTGTAACCTTATCTTTCTTCCTGATGCAGATTATGCCTGGGACACCTTACAACTCACCAAAATTAACCGAAGAAATGATTGCAATGATGAATAAGCAATATGGCTTAGACAAACCATTATGGGCTCAATATCTAAAATACATAGTAGACATTCTACATGGTGATTTTGGAACATCTTACCAATCAATCAATCAATCTGTTTCTAAATTGATTGCACAACGTTTAGGCGTTTCTGTCCATTTAGGGATTCAGGCTTTAGTAGTCGGTATCACAGGTGGCTTATTAGTTGGGGCCGTTTCAGCTCGTAATAAAAATAATAAAATTGATGCTTTCTTAAGTGTTGTTTCAACACTTGGTATTTCTGTACCTGCTTTCATCATTGGTCTTTTGTTATTAGATTATTTTGGTTTCAAATGGGGTCTTTTACCATTATCTGGTTGGGGAACATTTGCACAAACTATTCTACCAACACTCGGTTTAGCGATTCCCGTTTTTGCACAGGTTACGCGTTTCTTCCGAAGTGAAATGATTGAAACTTTGAATTCTGATTACATTCAATTAGCCCGTGCCAAAGGTTTAACAAATCGTCAAGTTACAAATAAGCATGCTTACCGAAACTCAATGATTCCTGTTTTGACCCTTGTTGGTCCAATGGCGGCTAATATTTTGACTGGGTCAGCCTTGATAGAACAAATCTTTTCAATCCCAGGAATTGGTCAACAATTTGTCTCATCAATTCCAACTAAAGACTACCCTGTTATTATGGGGACTACAATTGTTTATGCCGTGATGCTGATGGTTGCAATTTTGATTACTGATATTATCATCAGTATTTCAGATCCACGCGTGCGTCTTGGATAG
- a CDS encoding ABC transporter ATP-binding protein, giving the protein MTKEKVLSVKDLHVDFKTYAGAVKAIRNINFDLYKGETLAIVGESGSGKSVTTRTLMGLNAKNASITGDIDFKGKKLIELNEDEWVKVRGKEIAMIFQDPMTSLDPTMKIGMQIAEAILIHENVSKSEALERALKLMNQVGIPNAEEHINDYPHMWSGGMRQRAVIAIALAANPEILIADEPTTALDVTIQNQILKLMKGLQSQISSSIIFITHDLGVVAGMADRVAVMYAGKIVEYGTVDEVFYNPQHPYTWGLLNSMPTTDTEEGSLESIPGTPPDLLNPPKGDAFAARNEYALDIDLEEEPPMFKVSDTHYAATWLLDERAPQVTPPAPILKRWAKWNKKKGQI; this is encoded by the coding sequence ATGACTAAAGAAAAAGTATTAAGTGTCAAAGACCTCCATGTTGATTTTAAAACATATGCTGGAGCTGTTAAGGCAATCCGTAATATCAATTTTGATTTATATAAAGGTGAGACACTAGCCATTGTTGGTGAATCAGGTTCTGGTAAATCCGTTACGACACGGACTTTGATGGGGCTAAACGCTAAGAATGCAAGTATCACTGGAGATATTGATTTCAAAGGTAAGAAATTAATTGAGCTTAATGAAGACGAATGGGTTAAAGTTCGTGGTAAAGAAATTGCCATGATTTTCCAAGATCCCATGACAAGTCTTGACCCTACAATGAAAATTGGCATGCAGATTGCAGAAGCGATTCTAATCCATGAAAATGTTTCTAAAAGTGAAGCTTTGGAACGTGCATTGAAATTGATGAATCAAGTTGGGATTCCAAATGCGGAAGAACATATCAATGATTATCCACATATGTGGTCTGGTGGTATGCGTCAACGTGCTGTCATTGCTATTGCACTTGCTGCAAATCCAGAAATTTTAATTGCTGACGAACCTACAACTGCCCTAGACGTAACAATTCAGAACCAAATTTTGAAATTGATGAAAGGTTTGCAATCACAAATTTCTTCATCAATTATCTTTATCACCCATGACCTTGGGGTTGTGGCTGGTATGGCTGATCGTGTAGCTGTTATGTATGCAGGTAAAATTGTTGAATATGGTACAGTAGATGAAGTTTTCTATAATCCACAACATCCCTACACATGGGGCCTTTTGAACTCTATGCCTACAACTGATACCGAAGAAGGAAGCCTTGAATCTATTCCAGGGACACCTCCTGACCTGTTGAATCCTCCAAAAGGAGATGCCTTTGCTGCTCGTAATGAGTATGCCTTAGATATCGACTTGGAAGAGGAACCTCCTATGTTTAAAGTTTCTGATACACATTACGCTGCAACATGGTTGTTAGATGAACGTGCACCACAAGTAACACCACCTGCACCAATTTTAAAACGTTGGGCTAAATGGAATAAGAAGAAAGGACAAATTTAA
- the glnA gene encoding type I glutamate--ammonia ligase, with product MTITAADIRREVKEKNVTFLRLMFTDIMGIMKNVEIPATDEQLDKVLSNKAMFDGSSIEGFVRINESDMYLYPDLDTWLVFPWGDENGAVAGLICDIYTAEGEPFPGDPRGNLKRALKHMEKVGYKSFNLGPEPEFFLFKMDQNGNPTLEVNDQGGYFDLAPTDLADNTRREIVNVLTKMGFEVEASHHEVAVGQHEIDFKYDDVLKACDNIQIFKLVVKTIARKDGLYATFMAKPKFGIAGSGMHCNMSLFDKEGNNAFFDEKDKNGMQLSQDAYYFLGGLMKHAYSYTAIMNPTVNSYKRLVPGYEAPVYVAWAGRNRSPLIRVPASRGQGTRLELRSVDPTANPYLALAVLLESGLDGIENKIDAPTPVEANIYTMTAEEREAAGIVDLPSTLHNALKALQSDDVVKSALGEHIFTNFIEAKRIEWASYATFVSQWEVDNYIHSY from the coding sequence ATGACAATCACAGCAGCAGATATTAGACGTGAAGTAAAAGAAAAAAATGTTACTTTTCTCCGTTTAATGTTTACAGACATTATGGGAATCATGAAAAATGTAGAAATACCTGCAACAGATGAACAATTAGATAAAGTTTTATCAAATAAAGCAATGTTTGATGGTTCTTCAATTGAAGGGTTTGTGCGTATTAATGAATCTGATATGTATCTTTACCCAGATTTAGATACATGGCTTGTTTTTCCTTGGGGAGATGAGAATGGTGCTGTCGCAGGTTTAATTTGTGATATTTACACTGCAGAAGGTGAACCATTCCCTGGTGATCCTCGCGGCAATTTAAAACGTGCTTTGAAACATATGGAAAAAGTAGGATATAAGTCTTTTAACTTAGGACCAGAACCTGAATTTTTCCTTTTCAAAATGGATCAAAATGGGAATCCAACTCTTGAAGTAAATGACCAAGGTGGTTATTTTGACTTAGCACCAACTGACTTGGCTGATAATACAAGACGTGAAATTGTCAATGTATTAACTAAAATGGGCTTTGAAGTAGAAGCTAGTCACCATGAAGTGGCTGTTGGACAACATGAAATTGATTTTAAATATGATGATGTTCTTAAAGCATGTGATAACATTCAAATCTTTAAACTAGTCGTTAAAACTATTGCACGCAAAGATGGTCTTTATGCAACTTTTATGGCAAAACCTAAATTTGGCATTGCTGGCTCAGGTATGCATTGTAATATGTCATTATTTGATAAAGAGGGAAATAACGCTTTCTTTGATGAAAAAGATAAGAACGGTATGCAATTGTCTCAAGATGCCTATTATTTCTTAGGTGGTTTAATGAAACATGCATACAGTTATACTGCTATTATGAATCCGACTGTTAATTCTTATAAACGTCTTGTACCTGGTTATGAAGCGCCAGTTTATGTTGCTTGGGCAGGTCGTAATCGTTCTCCACTTATTCGCGTACCAGCGTCACGAGGACAAGGTACTCGTTTAGAATTACGTTCAGTAGATCCAACAGCTAACCCTTATTTAGCATTAGCTGTCCTATTGGAATCAGGTCTTGATGGTATTGAAAATAAAATTGATGCTCCAACACCAGTTGAGGCTAATATCTATACAATGACGGCAGAAGAACGTGAAGCGGCTGGTATTGTTGACTTACCGTCAACTTTACATAATGCTTTAAAAGCACTTCAATCAGATGATGTTGTTAAAAGTGCTCTTGGTGAACATATCTTTACAAATTTTATTGAAGCTAAGAGAATTGAATGGGCTTCTTATGCGACATTTGTCTCACAATGGGAAGTTGATAACTATATTCATAGTTACTAA
- a CDS encoding peptide ABC transporter substrate-binding protein — MTSSKSTNWKRVGLGTLALASAAVLMACGNKSTDSNDNKNEINWYTPTEIITLDISKNTDTYSSLAIGNSGSNLLRVDDKGKLQPDLAEKVDVSEDGLTYTATLRDGLKWSDGSELTAKDFVYTWQRMVDPTTASEYAYLATESHLKNAEDINTGKNKDLTALGVKAEGNKVIFTLSEPAPQFKSLLSFANFVPQKEDFVKKAGKDYGTSSEKQVYSGPYTVKDWNGTSGTFKLVKNTKYWDAKNVKTKTINVQTVKKPDTAVQMYKQGKLDYANISGTSAIYNANKKNKDVTPVLEATTAYMVYNQTGKVEGLSNTKIRQALNLATDRKGIVSAAVDTGSKPATAIAPTGLAKLKDGTDLTKHVAPGYSYDEKKAGELFKEGLKELGKDSLKVTVTADADSPVAKASIDYIKETWEKALPGLTVEEKFVTFKQRLEDTKNQNFEVALVLWGGDYPEGSTFYGLMKSGSAYNYGKFTNETFDKAYEKALTTDALDTNAAADDYKDGEKALYEAANYNPIYFRSGEGLQNPSIKGLIRNSTGLNVDFTYAYKK; from the coding sequence ATGACAAGTTCAAAAAGCACTAATTGGAAACGTGTTGGTCTTGGAACATTGGCTTTAGCTTCTGCAGCAGTATTAATGGCGTGTGGAAATAAATCAACTGATTCTAATGATAATAAAAATGAAATCAATTGGTACACACCAACTGAAATTATCACTTTAGACATTTCAAAAAATACTGATACGTATTCATCACTTGCTATTGGTAACTCAGGAAGTAACTTACTACGAGTTGATGATAAAGGGAAACTCCAACCAGATTTAGCTGAAAAAGTTGACGTATCAGAAGATGGCTTAACTTATACAGCAACTTTACGTGATGGTTTGAAATGGTCAGACGGTAGTGAATTAACTGCAAAAGATTTCGTCTATACTTGGCAACGTATGGTTGATCCAACAACTGCTTCTGAGTATGCCTATCTTGCAACTGAATCACATTTGAAAAATGCTGAAGATATCAATACTGGTAAAAATAAAGATTTAACTGCTCTGGGTGTTAAAGCTGAAGGTAATAAAGTAATCTTTACTTTGTCAGAACCAGCTCCACAATTCAAGAGTCTTCTATCATTTGCTAACTTTGTTCCACAAAAAGAAGATTTTGTGAAAAAAGCTGGTAAAGATTATGGTACTTCCTCAGAAAAACAAGTTTACTCTGGGCCTTATACAGTTAAAGATTGGAATGGTACAAGTGGTACTTTCAAACTTGTTAAAAACACTAAATACTGGGATGCTAAAAACGTTAAAACTAAAACAATCAACGTTCAAACAGTTAAGAAACCTGATACTGCTGTACAAATGTACAAACAAGGTAAACTTGACTATGCAAACATTTCAGGAACTTCAGCGATTTACAATGCTAACAAGAAAAATAAAGATGTTACACCAGTTTTAGAAGCAACTACAGCTTATATGGTTTATAACCAAACTGGTAAAGTAGAAGGTTTATCAAATACGAAGATTCGTCAAGCTCTTAATCTTGCAACTGACCGTAAAGGTATTGTTTCTGCAGCAGTAGATACTGGTTCTAAACCAGCGACAGCTATTGCTCCAACAGGACTTGCAAAACTTAAAGATGGTACAGATTTAACAAAACATGTTGCTCCTGGTTACTCATATGATGAGAAGAAGGCCGGAGAACTCTTTAAAGAAGGTCTTAAAGAACTAGGTAAAGATAGTCTTAAAGTAACAGTAACAGCGGATGCTGATAGTCCTGTTGCCAAAGCGTCAATTGACTATATTAAAGAAACTTGGGAAAAAGCTCTTCCTGGATTAACTGTTGAAGAAAAATTTGTAACCTTCAAACAACGTTTAGAAGATACAAAAAATCAAAACTTTGAAGTTGCACTTGTACTTTGGGGTGGTGACTATCCAGAAGGTTCTACTTTCTATGGCTTGATGAAATCAGGTTCAGCTTATAACTACGGTAAATTTACAAATGAAACATTTGATAAAGCCTACGAAAAAGCTTTAACAACTGATGCACTTGATACAAATGCAGCAGCTGATGATTATAAAGATGGTGAAAAAGCACTTTATGAAGCGGCTAACTATAATCCAATTTACTTCCGTAGTGGAGAAGGATTACAAAATCCAAGTATCAAAGGCTTAATCCGTAACTCAACTGGTTTGAATGTTGACTTCACTTACGCTTACAAAAAATAA
- a CDS encoding ABC transporter ATP-binding protein — translation MTEERKKLVELKNVSLTFNKGKSNEVKAINNVSFDIYEGEVFGLVGESGSGKTTVGRAILKLYEITDGEIIFNGVNITKLKGKELHNFRKDAQMIFQDPQASLNGRMKIRDIVAEGLDIHGLTKTKEEREARVQELLDRVGLNKDHVTRYPHEFSGGQRQRIGIARALAVKPKFIIADEPISALDVSIQAQVVNLMQKLQTERGLTYLFIAHDLSMVKYISDRIGVMHWGKMLEIGTSEDVYNNPIHPYTRSLLSAIPEPDPDYERQRVAEIYDPSIELDGKEREMREITPGHFVFSTEEEAVAYKANSNK, via the coding sequence ATGACTGAAGAACGTAAAAAATTAGTTGAACTAAAAAACGTTTCTTTAACCTTTAATAAAGGGAAAAGCAACGAAGTCAAGGCCATTAATAATGTCAGTTTTGATATCTATGAAGGTGAAGTCTTTGGATTAGTTGGGGAATCAGGTTCTGGTAAAACAACAGTTGGCCGTGCTATCTTAAAACTTTATGAAATTACCGATGGCGAAATTATTTTCAATGGTGTAAATATCACTAAACTAAAAGGAAAAGAACTTCATAATTTCCGTAAAGATGCACAAATGATTTTCCAAGATCCACAAGCAAGTCTTAATGGACGGATGAAAATTAGAGACATCGTTGCTGAAGGACTAGATATTCATGGTTTAACTAAAACAAAGGAAGAACGTGAAGCTCGTGTTCAAGAACTACTTGACCGTGTTGGTTTGAATAAAGACCATGTGACTCGTTATCCACATGAATTTTCAGGAGGACAACGTCAACGTATTGGTATTGCCCGTGCCTTGGCTGTAAAACCCAAATTTATCATTGCTGATGAACCAATTTCTGCTTTGGACGTATCTATCCAAGCACAGGTTGTTAACTTGATGCAAAAATTACAAACTGAACGTGGTTTAACCTACTTGTTTATCGCCCATGATTTATCAATGGTTAAATACATTTCAGATCGTATTGGTGTTATGCACTGGGGTAAAATGTTAGAAATTGGGACATCTGAAGATGTTTATAATAACCCAATTCACCCATATACAAGAAGTCTCTTATCAGCTATTCCTGAACCAGACCCAGATTATGAACGCCAACGTGTTGCGGAAATTTATGATCCAAGTATTGAATTGGATGGAAAAGAACGTGAAATGCGTGAAATCACACCAGGTCACTTCGTATTTTCAACAGAAGAAGAAGCAGTAGCTTACAAAGCAAATTCAAATAAATAA
- a CDS encoding ABC transporter permease — MLEEKKTFTLVGAGNSDTQEKIEKPALSFLEDAWRRLKHNKLAVVAMVFLASLLIFAIGSSFIVTKNDANSFDSKQVSVYRNLPPKLSSSLPFWNGSITYAGNTEANDAYADQGVPENQKFLLGTDSLGRSIGKRITVGIRISLLIAIVATIIDLIIGVTYGLVSGFTGGKVDTIMQRIIEIISSIPNLVIVTMLGLLLGNGVMSIIISIAIVGWTSMARQVRNLTLSYRERDFVLASRALGESNYKIAFKHVLPNISGIIIVQIMMTVPSAIMYESVLSAINLGVKPPTASLGSLITDAQENLQYFPYQVMLPAMALVFISLAFILLGDGLRDAFDPKSSND; from the coding sequence ATGCTAGAAGAAAAGAAAACTTTTACTCTTGTCGGTGCAGGTAATTCTGACACACAAGAAAAAATTGAAAAGCCGGCATTGTCTTTCCTTGAGGATGCTTGGCGCAGATTAAAACACAACAAATTAGCTGTAGTAGCAATGGTCTTTTTAGCAAGTTTATTGATTTTTGCTATAGGATCTAGTTTTATTGTTACTAAAAATGATGCAAACAGCTTTGATAGTAAACAAGTTAGTGTTTATCGTAACTTACCACCTAAACTTAGTTCATCATTGCCATTTTGGAACGGTAGCATTACATATGCTGGTAATACTGAAGCTAATGATGCTTATGCAGACCAAGGCGTTCCTGAGAATCAGAAATTCTTGTTGGGTACTGATAGCTTAGGTCGTAGTATTGGTAAGCGTATTACAGTTGGTATACGTATCTCATTATTAATTGCCATTGTAGCAACTATAATTGACTTAATCATCGGAGTAACCTACGGTTTAGTATCTGGTTTTACTGGTGGGAAAGTCGATACAATTATGCAACGTATTATTGAGATTATTTCTTCAATTCCTAACTTGGTTATTGTAACCATGCTTGGACTTTTGCTTGGTAATGGTGTTATGTCAATTATTATATCGATCGCGATTGTTGGCTGGACCTCAATGGCTCGTCAGGTTCGGAACTTAACTCTCTCTTACCGTGAGCGTGATTTCGTACTTGCTTCTCGTGCACTTGGCGAAAGCAATTATAAAATAGCCTTCAAACATGTCTTGCCAAACATTTCTGGGATTATCATCGTTCAAATTATGATGACTGTTCCGAGTGCAATCATGTATGAATCAGTATTGTCAGCTATCAACCTTGGTGTTAAACCACCGACGGCTTCTCTTGGGTCATTGATCACAGATGCTCAGGAAAACTTACAATACTTCCCTTACCAAGTTATGCTTCCAGCTATGGCTTTGGTATTCATCTCACTTGCTTTCATTCTTTTAGGTGATGGCTTGCGCGACGCATTTGATCCAAAATCAAGTAACGACTAG
- a CDS encoding MerR family transcriptional regulator, which translates to MKEKELRRSMAVFPIGTVMKLTDLSARQIRYYEDQELIKPERTDGNRRMFSLNDMDRLLEIKDFLDDGLNIAAIKREYADRLEKSMHKQATLTDADVRRILHDELLNQGGFSTPSQSLGNFRI; encoded by the coding sequence ATGAAAGAAAAAGAACTCAGACGTTCAATGGCTGTTTTTCCTATTGGGACTGTAATGAAATTGACAGATTTATCTGCTAGACAAATTCGTTATTATGAAGATCAGGAATTGATTAAACCGGAACGAACTGATGGTAATCGCCGTATGTTTTCATTAAATGACATGGACAGATTACTTGAAATTAAGGATTTCTTGGATGATGGCTTAAATATTGCTGCTATTAAAAGAGAATATGCTGACCGTTTGGAAAAATCAATGCATAAACAAGCCACATTGACAGATGCTGATGTTCGTCGTATTCTTCATGATGAACTTTTAAATCAAGGGGGATTTTCAACTCCCTCGCAATCTTTGGGGAATTTTCGTATTTAG
- the rnjA gene encoding ribonuclease J1, giving the protein MSNIDLKPNEVGVFAIGGLGEIGKNTYGIEYQDEIIIVDAGIKFPEEDLLGIDYVIPDYSYIVDNLDRVKALVITHGHEDHIGGIPFLLKQANVPIYAGPLALALIRGKLEEHGLLRDTTLYEINHNTELTFKNLSVTFFRTTHSIPEPLGIVIHTPQGKVVCTGDFKFDFTPVGDPADIHRMAALGEDGVLCLLSDSTNAEVPTFTNSEKVVGQSILKIIEGIHGRIIFASFASNIYRLQQAAEAAVKTGRKIVVFGRSMEKAIVNGIELGYINVPKGTIIEPNELKNYHANEVLIMCTGSQGESMAALARIANGTHRQVTLQPGDTVIFSSSPIPGNTTSVNKLINAIQEAGVEVIHGKVNNIHTSGHGGQQEQKLMLRLMKPKFFMPVHGEYRMQKVHAGLAMDTGVPKENIFILENGDVLALTSDTARRAGHFNAQDIYVDGNGIGDIGTAVLRDRRDLSEDGVVLAVATVDFKSQMILAGPDILSRGFIYMRESGDLIRESQRVLFNAIRIALKNKEASIQSVNGAIVNALRPFLYEKTEREPIIIPMVLIPDEE; this is encoded by the coding sequence ATGTCAAATATCGATTTAAAACCTAATGAAGTCGGCGTTTTCGCCATTGGTGGTCTAGGGGAAATCGGGAAAAACACATATGGCATTGAGTATCAAGATGAGATTATCATTGTTGATGCTGGTATCAAATTTCCAGAAGAAGATCTTCTCGGGATTGATTATGTAATCCCTGATTATTCTTACATCGTTGACAATCTCGACCGTGTTAAAGCTTTAGTTATTACGCACGGCCATGAGGACCATATTGGTGGGATTCCATTCCTACTTAAACAGGCTAATGTTCCAATTTATGCTGGGCCATTGGCTTTAGCCTTAATTCGTGGAAAATTAGAAGAGCATGGTTTGCTTCGTGATACAACCCTTTACGAAATCAACCACAATACTGAGTTAACCTTTAAAAACTTGAGCGTGACTTTCTTCCGTACAACCCACTCGATTCCAGAACCTTTAGGGATTGTTATTCATACGCCTCAAGGGAAAGTTGTTTGTACTGGTGACTTTAAGTTTGACTTTACGCCTGTTGGTGATCCTGCGGATATCCATCGGATGGCTGCGCTTGGTGAAGATGGCGTGCTTTGTCTCTTGTCAGATTCGACAAATGCGGAAGTTCCTACTTTTACTAACTCAGAAAAAGTCGTTGGTCAATCAATTCTGAAGATTATTGAAGGCATTCATGGAAGAATTATCTTCGCCTCTTTTGCTTCAAATATCTACCGTTTGCAACAAGCTGCTGAAGCTGCTGTTAAAACTGGTCGTAAGATCGTAGTCTTTGGACGTTCAATGGAAAAAGCGATTGTAAACGGGATTGAACTTGGTTATATCAATGTTCCTAAAGGGACAATTATTGAACCAAATGAGTTGAAAAATTACCATGCTAATGAAGTTTTGATTATGTGTACTGGTAGCCAGGGTGAATCAATGGCTGCGTTAGCACGTATTGCTAATGGTACGCACCGTCAGGTTACACTTCAACCAGGTGATACAGTTATCTTCTCATCAAGTCCAATTCCTGGTAACACCACTAGTGTTAATAAATTGATTAACGCTATCCAGGAAGCTGGTGTTGAAGTAATTCATGGTAAAGTAAACAACATCCATACTTCAGGACACGGTGGTCAACAAGAACAAAAATTGATGCTCCGTTTAATGAAACCAAAATTCTTTATGCCTGTTCATGGTGAATACCGGATGCAAAAAGTCCATGCTGGTTTAGCAATGGATACTGGTGTTCCTAAAGAAAATATCTTTATTCTTGAAAATGGTGATGTTCTTGCCTTAACAAGTGATACTGCACGTCGTGCTGGTCATTTCAATGCGCAAGATATCTATGTTGATGGTAATGGTATTGGTGACATTGGCACAGCTGTTCTACGTGACCGTCGTGATTTATCTGAAGACGGTGTCGTTTTAGCAGTTGCGACTGTTGACTTTAAGTCACAAATGATTTTAGCTGGTCCAGACATCCTCAGCCGTGGATTTATCTATATGCGTGAATCAGGCGATCTGATTCGAGAAAGCCAACGTGTCTTATTTAACGCAATTCGAATTGCTTTGAAAAATAAAGAAGCAAGCATCCAATCTGTAAATGGTGCAATTGTTAATGCTTTAAGACCATTCTTATATGAAAAAACAGAACGTGAACCAATTATTATTCCGATGGTATTAATACCAGACGAAGAGTAA
- a CDS encoding FUSC family protein, giving the protein MNFYFDPKKLKLGMRTFKTGLAVFFVLLLFHIFGFQGLQIGALTAVFSLREDFDKTVSFGSSRILGNSIGGFFSLIFFLLQAAFNHHFIITLIFVPILTMLTIMFNVAFNNKSGIIGAVAALLIITLSISSGETIAYVFARIFETFCGVFIAILINTDIDIIKNKLNKKKN; this is encoded by the coding sequence ATGAATTTTTACTTTGATCCTAAAAAATTAAAATTAGGTATGCGTACGTTTAAAACTGGCTTAGCTGTCTTTTTTGTCTTATTGTTATTCCATATTTTTGGCTTTCAAGGTTTGCAAATTGGTGCCCTGACAGCTGTGTTTAGTTTGAGAGAAGATTTTGATAAGACGGTATCTTTTGGTAGCTCAAGAATCCTCGGAAATAGCATTGGTGGCTTCTTTTCCTTAATATTCTTTTTATTACAAGCAGCTTTTAATCATCATTTTATTATTACCTTAATTTTTGTACCTATTTTAACCATGTTAACAATTATGTTTAATGTCGCTTTTAATAATAAATCTGGTATTATTGGTGCCGTCGCAGCTTTGTTGATTATCACCCTATCTATTTCATCGGGTGAAACAATAGCTTATGTATTTGCGAGAATATTTGAAACCTTCTGTGGTGTATTCATTGCCATATTGATTAATACAGATATTGATATCATAAAAAACAAGTTGAATAAGAAAAAAAATTGA